The stretch of DNA GGTCGACAGTTCTGACTCCTTTCCTGACTGGGTTTCAAAGTCAGTTGGTGATCTCGAGGAAGGGGAAGCCTCTGTGATGGCTAGATTCCGAATCATCCAGAATCGTATCCAAGATTCGGACTCTGTTGACACAGGTCAAGTTCTTGTATCTCCTTTGAATGTTGTGGAAGATGACCGTGATGATCTGGGCTCCTCGGAGCAGCAAATGCCCACACTGAGAGGAGCATTTGGGCCATACCCAAATTTCACAGAGGAAGAGAGTGAGGATCCGATTGGCATTCCCTTGAACGGAGGAACATTCTTGACCCAATTTGGCAAAACCAACAAGCTGAACAGTGAAATCTTCGAAAGCTGGTATGGGAATGAAAGCCCTTCATCAGACTGGGAACATGTTTCTAAGGAGGATCTTCGGAAAGCGAATTGATGCCTTCATTCCACAGATTAATGAATGATAATGATCTTACTTGTATATAGTCTTCACTCTTCCCTGGACCTCTAAATCTCTAATACTCTATAAATTTGTAATAAGGCATTGGAAACCTTTTGGAATGTCAAAACTGACAACTTTGTGTATAATCTAAATGCTGCTTGTTCTATTCATCTTTCTTTTTAATTTTATGCAGGGTAGCCATACATTCATATTTCATACAACATAGAATATAAACATTCTATGCTGGAAGTCTCTCCCATTTTCGGATCTCATCTCGTGCTCCATTACTTTACCTCTggtacatggaaatgaaataaaacattCGACTTGGTTAACTTCTAGGGTGTTGTTGCCCGTAATATTTTCCTTCAACTCGATAATTTGTTCAATTATTGCTGTGATCTCGCTTTCATAAAAGGAATTTATCCAACAAATGGTATGTCCAGGCCAATTATGGTTGCGTCGACTACAGAACAAATCGACTTAGCTAAAATAGTGGAATCTGCATTTATTCTTCAATTCCCTTGAACTATAAGGAACTGTCAAGTCTGCTACATTATAAGAGAATTAGTTCTCATGTCCTTATCAATTGAGCTGGATGCAATCAATCTTAGTAGAGTCAGTTCTTAGGCTGATAATTACAGTTTTATTAATCTGTGTTACTCACAACTGTAATTAGTAAACATAGTTACATATTCAAGTTTTAAACACAACTGGCTTAAAATTAAGTTCCTAACCCTGTGGCGGAATTAAAGTCTCGAAACCCATCTACATTAACCAGCTTTTCTTCTTTGTGCCGTCATTTTAGAAGAAACATTATAGACTAACCAATATCGATAGTAACATCGCAATATTTCTCACATTTACAGCAAACCCTTTAAATCCTTTATATGATTGTAATTGGTAAGCTAACTTGTAACGCAACAATAATACTTAAGtagtttccttaaatggatgacTTGTAGATTGAAAGCTCATGCATAGAGTAACCTTAGGGATTCATTTGATCAGGTAATGACATGTGAAGAGGAATTATGGAGAAAGCACGCTTCTCGAAAACTACTACTATAAATTTGCTGATCAAACACACAATATCCATCCAACAGAAGACGGTTGTTTCAAGCATGATGAAGCAGCTAACTACATTAGCAACTATACTGGTGTTCTTCTTAAGCTCCCATCACACTGAAGCAGTTCTTCAAGTCGGGTTCTATAGCGACAAATGTCAATTAGCCGAAACAATAATCAGAAACGAGGTTGTAAAAGCGTTCGTTGGTGATAAAGGGATTGCACCAGGGCTTGTTAGGTTGCATTTTCATGACTGCTTTGTCAGGGTAACATATTCTCGAGTTATCACAATTTCTGTTTTATGATACGATATGACACCAGAAAGACACTTAGAGATTTCCgatttatttgtttgtttgtttgtttgtttgtaggGTTGTGACGGATCTATCCTGATAGACACTACCTCAACAAATAAAGCCGAGAAGGACGGAGCACCCAATGGAAGGACACTACGCGGGTTGGAAGTGATTGATAACGCGAAGGCTAGGCTTGAAGCTGAGTGTGCAGGGGTTGTCTCTTGTGCTGATATTCTGGCCTTTGCTGCAAGAGACTCCATAGTTCTTGTAAGCATACTAAATACAGATTCTCGGTTTCTTTTTTACTTCTATAAACCACGCAAACGTTAATACTTTCCATGGGACCGATATATATAGACAGGACTGTACTGGGATGTGCCTGCAGGAAGGAGGGACGGCAGAATTTCCAGAGCGGAAGAAACTGTCGACATCCCTGGTCCTAGTTTCAACCTTGATCAGATGACCCAATCCTTTGCGGAAAAGGGTTTAACACAGGATGATCTGGTTGCACTCCTTGGTAAGTCAGGTACCTCTGAATAACAAGATGAGTCCTTCACGGTTTAATAACTTAATCAGGCATTATACGATTAAACATGCAGGAGCGCATACAATTGGTCGCACCCACTGCACAGCAGTCACTCCCAGATTATACAACTACAGCTCAAAAACGAGCCAGGACCCAAACCTAAACCCGCTGTTGGCAAAATTCTTGTCGCAAAAATGCCCCATCAATTCAGAGGGAGAAGATACTGTTTTCATGAACCAGACTCCGTTACTTATGGACTCTTCTTATTATGCCAATCTCTTCCTGCATAATGGCCTATTTGACTCTGATCAGGCACTGTTAGACAGCTCGGAAACAACTCAACAGGTTGCATTTTATGCAACACACGGGTTGGCTTGGCAACACGACTTTGTACAAGCTATGGTTAAGATGAGCCAAATTCAAGTCCTCACTGGTGCCGAAGGGGAGATTCGTACTAATTGTAGGCTCATAAATGCTTAAAAATCGAACAATCTACCGCTTCAATCAATAAGATTGTGCCTGTGCAAACTTGCAACAAATGTAATGCTTACTGTAATTTTATGGAGTATTAATTTCGATAAGCGAAGGAAGTGAAAGAACCTTGAAAAGGCAGACATAAATGCTGGCAAAAATGTTAACTGCCTGTTTAAAGCAGGAAAATCGATCATCATTATGAAAGATACTTCAAATGAACAGGCAGCAGTTTAAAAAAAGCACAACCACATCACTTTAAAGATGTTTGGGATAAGAAATAATCGACGAAAATAGATAGAACATAAACTCCCAAGGAGACTGGGAGTGACAATTACGATAGGGGACACAAAGTCGAGCCTAAGTAGTGAGCTCCATGATGGCACTAACAATGTCACCATCATGAGTCTTGAGTGCTCTGACAGCCTTGCCCTTTGTGACTCCAGCCTGAGTCATGACCAACTCAATGTCTCGAGGCTCGACTCCTGTTTCATcgacctcctcttcttcttcctcctgaGCAGCAGTGGCGGGTCCTGCCGCTTCCGATTTGGCAATCATTGATGAAATGTCGGGCATTCTGAACTGCTGGGCCGCTTGAGTCTGAAGCTGAGAGCTCAAGTCCTCAACCTTTGCCTCTCCAAATATCACGTAGGTCTCAGAATGTGGACTCTTGAATACATCAGGTTTTGAGATGAAGAACATCATCTGGATTAACAGGACATGTCTCAAAATGAGTAAATAATGACAAATTGCAATCTGCGGTGAGTCTTCCATGAGACGGTCTCACATGTGAGACAATTTCATATATAAGTTTGTTGTGATGCAGTCCATTAACATCAACAGTAAATCAATAAGTACCAATGTCAATAATAGAGCACAGAAACCCTTACATTTTTGGCTCTCTTGATGGTAACCCGGCTAACACCTGTGACAGGTTTCATGCCGAGCTTCAACATGGCTTTCCGACACTTTTTCTCACTCCTGCTCTGCTTTGAACCATCTCCTGAGCCTTAATcaaccaaaacaaacaaaaggaaTAATCAACACTTCAACTTAAAGAAACACAAAACTTATCGGAATGACAGTTGTTGAATTGTTGTATGTTGTAGCAACTCATTACTAATCCTAAACACAGCTTTTAAAGGCGCGAGGCGCACCCAGACAACGTAGGCCCCTTTACGATGAGGTGCAAAGGGTGAGGTGAAAGCACCACCTCAAGGAACAAGCAACGCTGTAGCATTTTGTGATTTTAAAGTGAGCAAGATTGTTAGTGAGTCTCGCCTATAAGACAAGACACAGAGGCTACTGACTCTGTTAGCTTTAGGCTTGAAGCCTTGAACGCGCTTACTAAGCCAAATCATAAATGGCATGCACCATCCGACAAAATCCTTGCAATGCGGGATAAAAAGATGCACATAAAGCAGTTTGGACTTGGAGGGTGGTTGGTGGGGGAAGAACAACCGAACAACTACAGATAGAGGGTGGGATTGTAAAAGTATTCCTTAAAAGTTAAAACCTATGTTACTCCGGCTAGGATGCATGTGCCAGAGTGTAAGATACAGTAATTTTCCAcagttttctatttttttgttcTAAAATGAAGTGTGTCAAATTCAGGCAAACGACATGAAACCAAAGTGAAGTGTCGGAATAATATAGCTTATATATAAACAAACTCTTAGCGGTACTCAGTAGTCAGGTACTACACCATCTTAACATCATTCAATCAACAACAGCTAAGACAGTAATCAGTAATTAATCGTAGTCATATATCCTAATTCTCAA from Silene latifolia isolate original U9 population chromosome 10, ASM4854445v1, whole genome shotgun sequence encodes:
- the LOC141606891 gene encoding nascent polypeptide-associated complex subunit alpha-like protein 4, which encodes MPGPVVVDQDQIQTPVDEVEVLEQKKEEIVVEDVKEDDHEDDDDDDEDDDEDDDKDLALGSGDGSKQSRSEKKCRKAMLKLGMKPVTGVSRVTIKRAKNMMFFISKPDVFKSPHSETYVIFGEAKVEDLSSQLQTQAAQQFRMPDISSMIAKSEAAGPATAAQEEEEEEVDETGVEPRDIELVMTQAGVTKGKAVRALKTHDGDIVSAIMELTT
- the LOC141606890 gene encoding peroxidase 5-like, yielding MEKARFSKTTTINLLIKHTISIQQKTVVSSMMKQLTTLATILVFFLSSHHTEAVLQVGFYSDKCQLAETIIRNEVVKAFVGDKGIAPGLVRLHFHDCFVRGCDGSILIDTTSTNKAEKDGAPNGRTLRGLEVIDNAKARLEAECAGVVSCADILAFAARDSIVLTGLYWDVPAGRRDGRISRAEETVDIPGPSFNLDQMTQSFAEKGLTQDDLVALLGAHTIGRTHCTAVTPRLYNYSSKTSQDPNLNPLLAKFLSQKCPINSEGEDTVFMNQTPLLMDSSYYANLFLHNGLFDSDQALLDSSETTQQVAFYATHGLAWQHDFVQAMVKMSQIQVLTGAEGEIRTNCRLINA